Within the Gemmatimonadota bacterium genome, the region GGCGAGGCCCACCGGCGCACGTGCTCGGGCTGCGTCCACGCGGCGTACACCAGATCGCGCGCGGCGGGGATCAAGCGTGACACGCGGGTGGACGCGTCAGGTGTGGCCGTCGTCGTCTTCTGATTGGTCTGGATACTCATGGAGATGTGTCCTCTTCCGTTGCGGTAACCGAATCTCGCAGGTAGCGAGACAGCGAGGCGAGCTGAGCTTCCCAGAAGGCCCTATACCGCTCCACCCACTCCGCCGCGTCACGCATGGGCGCGGCGTCCAGGGAGCAGCGGCTGACCCGGCCATCGCGTTCGCGGTGGACGAGTCCTGCCCGTTCCAGGACGCGCAGGTGCTTGGAGATCGCGGGCCTGGAGACGTCGAACGGCTCCGCTAGCGCCCCCACGGATGATTCCCCCTCGGCGAGCCGGGCCAGAATCTTGCGCCGGGTTCCGTCGGCGAGCGCGCCGAACACCCGATCCAGGTGCTCGGACGTCTCCAGGGCGGGCGGCTCACGATACGTAACCATGTGGTTACGAATAATGAGATCGAGCCTTGTTGTCAAGGAATCCCGCACCGAGGGGAAGGGGCGATTCATGCAAGGGCGTGAGATCGGCGCACAGGCGGTCGAGATCGCGGTGGCGATCGGGTGGACGACGCTTGGGGTCTGGCTCGGAGCGATGATGGTGGGCGCCAGGGAACGCGTCGTCGTGAACGCTTTCGGAGTCGCGGCGCTGCACACGGTGATCACCTGGGTGCTGGCGATGGCGTTCTCCGGGCCCTACGGGGCCACCCCCTGGATGCCCATCGGCGCCTCGCTGGTCGTCATGCTCACCCTCGTCGAAATCGTGTTCGGTACCGGCTGGGTGCGCTCGCTCGGGATCACCTTCGTGGGCCTCGCGGTGTCAGGCTGGCCGCTCTTCTTCTCCGTCCTGCGGGCGCTGGCGGGGTAGGCGCGGTCCCCGGGTTCGGCCGGCCGTCCCCGCCCCATCCCGTTCGTCCCCGAAGGCCTTAACGCGCGCGCACGGCGCGGCGAATCTCCCCGCGCAACCGCCGTCCACTCGAGCGCGCGATCTGACCATGCCGACAGCCCATCCGCGCACCGCCGTCCTGGGAGCCGTCATCCTCTGGAGCGCGGCCGCGAGCAGCGCCCTCTCCGCCCAAAGCGCCGCCGGCGCGGACGTCATCCCCGTGCCCTCGACAGCGGCTCCGATCCGCCTGGACGGCCGCCTCGACGGCGACGAATGGGCTGACGGCCGCTTGCTGCCGCTGGTCTCGCACGAGCCGACCTTCGGGCTCGAACCCAGCGAGTCCGGAGAAATCCGCGTGCTTCACGACGAGGCCACCCTCTACCTGTCGGCGCGCTTCCTCGTCGAAGACGAGCGTTCGATCCAGGCCAACTCCCTGACGCGCGACGTGGTCCGCGGCGACGACGTGTTCCGGGTCATCCTCGACACGTTCAACGACAGCGAGAACGCGCTCGGGTTCGAGACCACGCCCACCGGCGTGCGCGTGGATTACGAGATCGCGTCGGATGGAGCCCAGAGGAATCAGGACTGGAACGGACACTGGGACGTGGCCACGGCGAGAGACGAGCGCGGCTGGTACGCCGAGATGGCCATCCCGCTGTCTTCGCTTCGCTATCAGGTGGAGGACGGTCGCGTGGTCATGGGGATCATCGCCGCCCGCTACATCGCCGCGCGCAACGAGCTGGTCACCTACCCCTCGCTGGACCCCGTGCACGCGAACGCGCCCTTCCGTCCTTCCATCGCGGCCAAGATCGAGCTGGCCTCGGCGGGGACGCGCAGGCCGCTGTACGTGACGCCCTACGCGCTCGGAGGAGGGTCTTCGATCGCCGTATTCGACGACACGGCCGGGTCTTTCGGGCGCGCGGAGGACGGCACGGTGGAGGCGGGGCTGGACGTCAAGCTGGGGATCACCAGCAATCTGACGCTCGACGCCACCGTCAACACCGATTTCGCCCAGGTGGAGGCCGA harbors:
- a CDS encoding metalloregulator ArsR/SmtB family transcription factor — its product is MVTYREPPALETSEHLDRVFGALADGTRRKILARLAEGESSVGALAEPFDVSRPAISKHLRVLERAGLVHRERDGRVSRCSLDAAPMRDAAEWVERYRAFWEAQLASLSRYLRDSVTATEEDTSP